TTCTCGGTGAGGACGATGTCTTCGATCTGGGCGAGGAACCAGGGATCGATCTTGGTCAGGTTGTGCACCTGGTCCTGGCTCACGCCCTCGCGGAAAGCCTGGCCGACGTACCAGATGCGCTGCGGGCCGGGGCTCGCGAGTTCGCGCTCGAGATCCTCGGTGTCGGCCTCGATCTCGTCCAGGCCATAGACGCCGACCTCGAGGCCGCGCAGCGCCTTCTGGAAGGATTCCTGGAAGGTGCGCCCCATCGCCATGACCTCGCCCACCGACTTCATCTGGGTGGTCAGGCGATCGTTGGCGAGCGGGAACTTCTCGAAGGCGAAGCGCGGGATCTTGGTCACCACGTAGTCGATCGAAGGCTCGAACGAGGCCGGCGTGGCGCCGCCGGTGATGTCGTTCTTGAGTTCGTCGAGCGTGTAGCCCACCGCCAGCTTGGCGGCGACCTTGGCGATCGGGAAGCCGGTGGCCTTGGAGGCCAGCGCGGAAGAACGCGACACGCGCGGGTTCATCTCGATGACGATCATGCGGCCGTCGCGCGGATTGATGGCGAACTGGACGTTCGAACCGCCGGTATCGACCCCGATCTCGCGCAGCACCGCGATCGAGGCGTTGCGCATGATCTGGTATTCCTTGTCGGTCAGCGTCTGCGCCGGCGCGACGGTGATCGAGTCGCCGGTGTGCACGCCCATCGGGTCGAGGTTCTCGATCGAGCAGACGATGATGCAGTTGTCCGCCTTGTCGCGGACCACCTCCATCTCGTACTCCTTCCAGCCGAGCAGCGACTCCTCGATCAGCAGTTCGTTGGTCGGGCTGGCCTCGAGACCGCGCTTGCAGATCTCGTGGAACTCTTCCATGTTGTAGGCGATCCCGCCGCCGCTGCCGCCGAGCGTGAAGCTGGGACGGATGATGACCGGAAAGCCGATGCCGCCCTGCACCTGCAGCGCCTCTTCCATGCTGTGGGCGATGCCCGAGCGCGCCGAGCCCAGCCCGATCGTGGTCATCGCCTCCTTGAACTTCAGCCGGTCCTCGGCCTTGTCGATCGCCTCTTCCGAAGCGCCGATCAGTTCGACGCCGTACTTCTCGAGCACGCCGTTGTGGGCCAGATCGAGCGCACAGTTGAGCGCGGTCTGTCCGCCCATCGTCGGCAGCAGGGCGTCGGGGCGCTCCTTGGCGATGATGCGCTCGACCACCTGCCAGGTGATCGGCTCGATGTAGGTGACGTCGGCGGTGCCCGGGTCGGTCATGATGGTCGCCGGGTTCGAATTGACCAGGACGACCTTGTAGCCTTCCTCGCGCAGCGCCTTGCAAGCCTGGGCGCCGGAATAGTCGAACTCGCATGCCTGGCCGATGATGATCGGGCCGGCACCGATGATCAGGATGCTCTTTATGTCGGTACGTTTCGGCATCGTGTTGCCTCAGTGATTCCTCGACCCGGCGTCATGCGCCGGCATCGAAACGGTGACGGCGGGCGATGGGCCCGCCGGGGTGCCTGATTACCTGGCCGCTTCCATCAGGCGGACGAAGCGGTCGAACAGGTAGGCGACGTCGTGCGGACCCGGACTCGCTTCGGGGTGTCCCTGGAACGAGAACGCGGGGACGTCGGTACGGGCGAGGCCCTGGTTCGAGCCGTCGAACAGGGACTGGTGCGTCACCCGCAGATTGCCCGGCATGGTCGCCGGATCCACCGCGAAGCCGTGGTTCTGGCTGGTGATCAGCACTTGGCCGCTGTCCAGGTCCTTCACCGGGTGGTTGGCGCCGTGGTGGCCGAACTTCATCTTGACGGTCTTCGCACCGGAGGCCAGCGCCAGGAACTGGTGGCCGAGGCAGATGCCGAAGGTCGGCACCTTCGATTCGATGATCTCCCGCACCGCGTCGATGGCGTAGTCGCACGCCTCGGGGTCTCCCGGGCCATTGGACAGGAACACGCCATCCGGCTTCATCGCCAGCACGTCTTTTGCCGGCGTCTGCGCCGGCACCACCGTCAGCCGGCAGCCCCGTTCGGCCAGCATGCGCAGGATGTTGAACTTGACGCCGAAATCGTAGGCGACGACGTTGAAACGGGCCCGCTCCACCTTGCCGTAGCCTTTGCCCAGCACCCACTCGCTCTCGGTCCAGTCATAAGCCTGCGGTGCGCTGACGACCTTGGCCAGGTCCATGCCGGCCAGGCCGGGGAAGGCGCGCGCAGCGGCGACGGCGGCCTCCGCATCGAGCGGCGCGCCTTCGGCCGCGGTGACGATGCAACCCGCCTGCGCGCCCTTCTCACGCAACACGCGGGTGAGCTTGCGGGTGTCGAGGCCGGCGATGGCGACGACGTTCTCGGCGCGCAGGTAGGCGTCGAGACGCTGCTCCATGCGGAAGTTGGACGGCAGCAGCGGCAGATCGCGGATGACGAGCCCTGCGGCATGAACGCGGGTCGACTCGACGTCCTCGCGGTTGATGCCGGTATTGCCTATGTGCGGATAGGTCAAGGTCACGATCTGGCGCGAGTAGCTCGGGTCGGTCAGGATTTCCTGATAACCCGACATCGAGGTATTGAACACCACTTCGCCAACCGTGCTGCCGACCGCGCCGATGCCCTTGCCATGGAATACCGTCCCATCGGCGAGCGCAAGAAGGGCGGGCAGGGATGCAGTCACGAGAAACTCCTGGATTCAGCCTGGAAATCAAGGGCTGACAACCGATGCCGCCCTCGAAGCTTGCAAAAAAGCGGGACGAGCCCGTAGGCCGATCCCGCTGTCTAGATGTCGCGATTCTACGTTTTTCGGCCGTTCAAGGCAATGTGACGCCGCTGCCCCGCCGATACCGCAGGCCGCGTCGCCCCATGGCCGCGGAACCGGCCGGCCCGATCGTTCAGCGCAGGCCGAGGATGTCCTGCATGTCGAACAACCCGGGCGCACGCCCCGCCACGAAGCGCGCCGCCCTCAGCGAACCGAGCGCGTAGGGCATGCGGCTGCCGGACTTGTGCGTGATCTCGATGCGCTCGCCGATGCCGGCGAACAGCACGGTGTGGTCGCCCACGATGTCGCCGCCGCGGATGGTGGAGAAACCGATGGTCTCGGCCCTGCGCTCGCCGGTCACCCCTTCGCGGCCGTAGATCGCGCAGGCGTCGAGATCCCGCCCCAGCTCGCGCGCGACCACCTCGCCCATGCGCAGCGCCGTGCCGGACGGCGCGTCGACCTTGAAGCGGTGATGCGCCTCGATCACCTCGACGTCGTAGCCTTCGTCGAGGATGCGGGCAGCGACCTCGAGCAGCTTGAACACCGCATTGACGCCGACCGCCATGTTCGGTGCGAAGACCACCGGAATGTCGGTGGCGGCCTGTGCGATGGCCGCCTTGCCCGCCGCATCGAAGCCGGTGGTGCCGATCACCATCGCCTTGCCGAGTTCGCGGGCGATCGCGAGATGGGCGAGCGTGCCCTCCGGGCGGGTGAAGTCGATCACGCAATCGGCCGCGGCGATCGCCGCGCGGAGATCATCGACGATGGCAACGCCGCACGGCGCACCCAGCAGTTCGCCCGCATCGCGCCCGATGTAGGGCGTCCCGGGCCGGTCGAAGGCCGACGCGACGACGACGCCTTCGTCCTCGAGGGCGGCCTCGATCAGCATGCGGCCCATGCGGCCGGACGCGCCGGCGATGGCCAAACGGATAACCGTCATCTTGCAGTTCCTGGAGAGCCGGTGGACGGACGCGGAACGGACGCCCCGCACCGGCGGATGATCAATCTTGCGGCGTGGCCGGGACTTCGACGACGCGGCTGCGCTCGCCGCGCCCCGTCTCCGCCGCAGCCTGCGCATTGCCGGCCTGCACGTCGCCCTCGATGCGGTCGAGCCTGTCGTCGACGAAGAAGACGGAGA
This DNA window, taken from Thauera sp. K11, encodes the following:
- the dapB gene encoding 4-hydroxy-tetrahydrodipicolinate reductase encodes the protein MTVIRLAIAGASGRMGRMLIEAALEDEGVVVASAFDRPGTPYIGRDAGELLGAPCGVAIVDDLRAAIAAADCVIDFTRPEGTLAHLAIARELGKAMVIGTTGFDAAGKAAIAQAATDIPVVFAPNMAVGVNAVFKLLEVAARILDEGYDVEVIEAHHRFKVDAPSGTALRMGEVVARELGRDLDACAIYGREGVTGERRAETIGFSTIRGGDIVGDHTVLFAGIGERIEITHKSGSRMPYALGSLRAARFVAGRAPGLFDMQDILGLR
- the carA gene encoding glutamine-hydrolyzing carbamoyl-phosphate synthase small subunit, encoding MTASLPALLALADGTVFHGKGIGAVGSTVGEVVFNTSMSGYQEILTDPSYSRQIVTLTYPHIGNTGINREDVESTRVHAAGLVIRDLPLLPSNFRMEQRLDAYLRAENVVAIAGLDTRKLTRVLREKGAQAGCIVTAAEGAPLDAEAAVAAARAFPGLAGMDLAKVVSAPQAYDWTESEWVLGKGYGKVERARFNVVAYDFGVKFNILRMLAERGCRLTVVPAQTPAKDVLAMKPDGVFLSNGPGDPEACDYAIDAVREIIESKVPTFGICLGHQFLALASGAKTVKMKFGHHGANHPVKDLDSGQVLITSQNHGFAVDPATMPGNLRVTHQSLFDGSNQGLARTDVPAFSFQGHPEASPGPHDVAYLFDRFVRLMEAAR